From the Paenibacillus tianjinensis genome, the window GGAGCAGCTGAAACGTTCCCTCCTTAAAAGCGACCCGAATAAAAAGCTGAACAAGGACAACCCTTCGGTGGAGTTCAAAATGGATGATCCGCTGTGGCCCGGAAGGTTCATCCGGCTTGCCATCTGGGTGTCGCCCAGGGTTTGGGAAGGATTTACGACGATTTCGATGCGGCGCCAGGTTGTAGAGTTTCTTGATCTGGAGGATCAGGCTGGCACTGAGTGTATTCCTGCGGAGGCTATAGAGCTAATCCGTGCACTGTCCGGAACGTTCCGCAATACGGTCATTGCCGGTGCAGTCGGTTCAGGCAAAACCACCTTCGCCAACACGATTGTCGGTGAGCAGCTTCTGGGTTCTGCCTCCTGCATGGGGGTGGTGATGATAGAGAAGCATCCGGAGTCGATTCTGCCGTATCAGATCAAGGGACACCGGATTATTCCGATACAGGCGGCCAATGAGGAACTGATGGAGGTCGGGGTGGAGTCGCTGCGCCACGATCCGAACATCCTTTATATGACGGAAATGCGCTATAACGAGTGGGAGTTCTATCTGTGGAGCGGCGAGAAAGGTTACGACGGCATCACCGGCACTTTTCATACGGTTGACTCAGAGGATATTCCGTATCAAGGGGCTTTTGCAGTTTCAACGCGGATTGGCGGGAGTCTGAAAGGGCATCTGATCTCAGCACTGAAGTCCTGCGAGCTGGTCTTTATTCTGGAAAGCGTACCGGACGGGAAAAAGCGGCTGGCCCGGATTTCCGAGGTGTTCTATGACGAAGAGCACAACTCGGTGTTCGCGAATGATCTGATGCGCTGGGAGGAGGAGCAGTCGGCCTGGAGCTATAATGACAAGCTTACGGAGAAGCTGATGTCGAAGATGCGTAAGAAAAATGCGCGTGCCATGCGCGTGCTAATG encodes:
- a CDS encoding P-loop NTPase family protein; the encoded protein is MIEYREESWQEQWRDEGQYSKRKTPWQPNELMDNPLAIPTAVRPFSLKQSVLRTSKPGKEDFYGFLQKMKSDMNAGLEREDDSYFELNAKALIGDPQAVSFFMNEIEKYLRKTPFTGRVPEAYRTAAEALFHEWKGFGPAYRWFTDRAYSESTGLQMIGRQIFYNHRGRFVAYPYDMPSLDRVEQLKRSLLKSDPNKKLNKDNPSVEFKMDDPLWPGRFIRLAIWVSPRVWEGFTTISMRRQVVEFLDLEDQAGTECIPAEAIELIRALSGTFRNTVIAGAVGSGKTTFANTIVGEQLLGSASCMGVVMIEKHPESILPYQIKGHRIIPIQAANEELMEVGVESLRHDPNILYMTEMRYNEWEFYLWSGEKGYDGITGTFHTVDSEDIPYQGAFAVSTRIGGSLKGHLISALKSCELVFILESVPDGKKRLARISEVFYDEEHNSVFANDLMRWEEEQSAWSYNDKLTEKLMSKMRKKNARAMRVLMQELGHLAAMKPMENPLKESLKSRIVLNE